In a single window of the Candidatus Dadabacteria bacterium genome:
- a CDS encoding DUF4433 domain-containing protein — translation MSVPENPKIYHIVHVDRLPHILEEGFLLSDSEMSKRNHSGTKIGNPRIKERRLSRKLKSHPDLSVGDCVPFYFCPRSPMLYAIHKQNEDLEYKGGEDEIIYLEADLHEFVSRIIDKNLRYAFTTSNAGASNFEDYSSLDDLDKIDWGIIGSHSWWDGQDTEEDKERAKQARQAEFLVEGRFSWLLVSNVYVKVPRVREQVLEFLKMTWRRPPVEVKREWYY, via the coding sequence ATGAGTGTTCCTGAAAATCCCAAAATCTATCACATAGTGCATGTTGACAGATTGCCTCACATTCTTGAGGAGGGTTTTCTTTTGTCCGATTCAGAGATGAGTAAGCGTAATCATTCTGGCACAAAGATTGGCAATCCAAGAATCAAGGAGAGGAGGCTTTCTAGAAAATTAAAAAGTCATCCTGATTTGTCGGTGGGTGATTGCGTGCCGTTTTATTTTTGCCCCCGCTCGCCAATGCTTTATGCAATCCATAAGCAGAATGAAGATCTTGAGTACAAGGGAGGAGAGGACGAAATCATTTATTTGGAAGCAGATTTGCACGAATTTGTCTCACGGATAATAGACAAGAATCTTCGTTATGCCTTCACAACTTCAAACGCTGGGGCTTCTAATTTTGAGGACTATTCATCTCTTGACGATTTGGACAAGATAGATTGGGGAATTATCGGATCACATAGTTGGTGGGATGGTCAAGACACAGAAGAGGACAAAGAAAGAGCAAAGCAAGCAAGGCAAGCGGAATTCTTGGTTGAAGGACGGTTCTCTTGGCTCTTAGTTTCCAATGTGTATGTTAAAGTTCCCCGTGTGAGAGAGCAAGTCTTGGAGTTTTTAAAAATGACATGGCGAAGGCCCCCTGTTGAAGTGAAGCGGGAATGGTATTATTGA
- a CDS encoding macro domain-containing protein: MSVTHKTGGSIFDERVDALVNPVNCVGAMGAGLALQFKKAFPENFRAYAELCETGGLRTGEMFVFETGAMFPTHIINFPTERHYKDKSSMQYIEDGLLALVDEVERREIESIAIPALGCGLGGLDWGDVKPLIVGMFEDMEEVEVVVFEPQEEGDECS; this comes from the coding sequence TTGTCAGTAACACACAAAACCGGCGGCAGTATCTTTGATGAGCGGGTTGACGCCCTTGTCAACCCGGTCAACTGTGTCGGCGCGATGGGCGCGGGGCTTGCGCTCCAGTTCAAAAAAGCGTTTCCCGAAAACTTCAGGGCGTATGCCGAATTGTGCGAAACCGGCGGCTTGAGAACCGGGGAGATGTTTGTCTTTGAAACGGGCGCGATGTTTCCCACGCATATAATCAACTTTCCCACCGAAAGGCATTACAAAGACAAGAGCAGTATGCAATACATAGAGGACGGGCTTCTTGCCCTTGTGGATGAGGTTGAAAGGCGGGAGATTGAGTCAATCGCCATTCCGGCGCTTGGGTGCGGGTTAGGGGGGCTTGATTGGGGGGATGTCAAGCCGCTTATAGTCGGGATGTTTGAAGATATGGAAGAGGTTGAGGTGGTGGTGTTTGAACCGCAGGAGGAAGGGGATGAGTGTTCCTGA
- a CDS encoding type II toxin-antitoxin system VapC family toxin, with the protein MLRLLIDTHALLWWFEDSKKIGKQTDSALRNGENEIFVSAVTGWEIAIKSNLGKLKAPPDLESVILKDGFDTLPLTFFHARRAGELPLHHRDPFDRMLVAQAQAEGLTIVTRDEKIALYGVSTLDARE; encoded by the coding sequence ATGCTCCGTTTGTTGATTGATACGCATGCGTTGCTGTGGTGGTTTGAGGACAGCAAAAAGATAGGAAAGCAGACCGACAGCGCTCTCAGGAACGGAGAGAATGAAATTTTTGTAAGCGCCGTAACGGGTTGGGAGATTGCCATTAAAAGCAATCTCGGCAAGTTGAAAGCTCCTCCGGACCTGGAATCAGTCATTCTTAAAGACGGCTTTGACACTTTGCCTTTAACTTTCTTTCACGCCCGGCGGGCGGGTGAACTACCGCTTCATCACAGAGACCCTTTTGACCGCATGCTTGTCGCCCAAGCGCAAGCGGAAGGTCTTACAATCGTTACAAGGGATGAAAAAATTGCTCTTTACGGAGTGAGCACCTTAGATGCGAGGGAGTAG
- a CDS encoding type II toxin-antitoxin system prevent-host-death family antitoxin: MKVNMHEAKSQLSKLGELAWKGEEIVIAKAGKPYLSLTPYRKKRKDRKPGSLKGKIWISPDFDDPCPEIEEMFYGSLDEDK, from the coding sequence ATGAAAGTGAACATGCACGAAGCGAAGTCTCAACTTTCCAAACTTGGAGAACTTGCTTGGAAAGGCGAGGAGATAGTCATTGCCAAAGCGGGCAAGCCTTATCTGTCTCTCACTCCCTACCGCAAAAAGCGCAAAGACCGCAAACCCGGTTCACTCAAGGGCAAGATTTGGATATCTCCCGACTTTGATGACCCCTGCCCGGAGATTGAAGAAATGTTTTACGGGTCGCTTGACGAAGACAAGTAA
- a CDS encoding DUF4065 domain-containing protein translates to MPKGGSTAMVKGVAGFIKRQRIKRDMTQERVASEMGLTRQTYGQIESGKRDIMLSEAKKLAAVFGMSLGSLVALRDDGYEVILEETPEGEAAPAPQIRVTREDLEKFKQVLLYVLCEVGGKPNVGETVLHKLLYFIDFDYYEKFEESLMGAAYIKNTHGPTSVVFSKIVERMAEEGKVIKVDADYFGKPQKRYIALNPPDLSALSAREVKHIDDVLARLSDKSAREIADYSHGDIPWRIAKSNEEISYEAVFYRDEKYSVRDYEDDL, encoded by the coding sequence ATGCCAAAGGGAGGTTCAACAGCCATGGTTAAGGGTGTCGCCGGATTTATAAAGCGGCAGAGGATTAAAAGGGATATGACTCAGGAGCGGGTTGCTTCGGAGATGGGATTGACCCGCCAGACTTACGGTCAGATAGAGAGCGGGAAGCGGGACATTATGCTTTCGGAGGCGAAGAAACTTGCCGCCGTTTTCGGCATGTCTCTCGGCAGTCTGGTTGCTCTCAGGGATGACGGGTATGAAGTTATTCTTGAGGAAACGCCGGAAGGGGAAGCCGCGCCCGCGCCGCAGATTCGCGTTACCCGCGAGGACCTTGAAAAGTTCAAACAGGTTTTGCTTTACGTGCTTTGCGAGGTCGGCGGCAAGCCGAATGTCGGTGAAACCGTGCTGCATAAACTTCTGTATTTCATTGATTTTGACTACTACGAGAAGTTTGAGGAGAGCCTTATGGGGGCTGCATACATCAAGAACACTCACGGCCCCACATCGGTCGTTTTCTCAAAGATAGTTGAGAGGATGGCGGAAGAGGGGAAGGTTATAAAGGTGGACGCCGATTATTTCGGCAAACCGCAGAAAAGATACATTGCGCTGAACCCTCCCGACCTCAGCGCTCTTTCGGCGCGGGAGGTCAAGCATATTGACGATGTTCTGGCGCGTCTTTCCGACAAAAGCGCAAGAGAGATAGCGGACTATTCCCACGGGGATATTCCGTGGAGAATAGCGAAGTCCAACGAGGAGATTTCCTATGAGGCTGTTTTCTACCGGGATGAAAAATACTCCGTAAGGGATTATGAAGATGATCTTTGA
- a CDS encoding non-ribosomal peptide synthase: MNRIADVDLKTIVSLTGMPRLRNVANPTDPRAMASNVRVAFRPVPPRYGNGRIREFSGELKASLLRIGVTVVPWEEATVQDGAFGILSRVFNIRRVKRDINAVVDVKREPSILRRALSAIAEAVYLYVRKPGRSVMEILKISGWADDFTQKYIQDPFSTQVITIVPLESEFEDENTTYDVKIEIGLSHLIGTMSEIVIGVSEDNFAIINMNLSDSVYSHGQLDGFVLNSLVPKIYAPIKPPILSRFKISEYNPAENENTGALASLGKMVRPTGLFPEGYKFSERISRVSHRDVLSNILDGRTGVSYGFIAIVEPPEYKGERDITEAEWNAFAPVRGMSDVRESSLGRWYIRINVGGREIFRQIPDLWTVTSRSGCDKTNLDPMTDIVRIGIINGQLHLQIPAGMDLSRRDIRPSFDTFVILAQAFSFALYMPEVVEKDGISILHFHGYPSPEWFRAGEVCEGADNPSLPCGTVEAALLNYAAVYKVADSPPADGDMKILCLVESDHGVNIVGADRGYMVDRLKNGAERGSIMLGGKYLSMLKQQAGRPAA, translated from the coding sequence ATGAACCGGATAGCGGACGTTGACCTTAAAACCATAGTTTCCCTGACGGGCATGCCCCGGTTGCGCAATGTTGCCAACCCCACAGACCCGCGCGCCATGGCTTCAAACGTGAGGGTGGCTTTCCGCCCCGTCCCGCCGCGATACGGGAACGGGCGCATCAGGGAGTTTTCCGGCGAACTGAAGGCGAGTCTGCTCCGGATTGGCGTTACGGTTGTTCCGTGGGAGGAGGCGACCGTTCAGGACGGCGCGTTTGGAATCCTGTCGCGTGTTTTCAACATCCGGCGGGTCAAGAGAGACATCAACGCGGTGGTGGACGTAAAAAGAGAGCCGTCCATACTGCGCAGGGCGCTCAGCGCAATTGCCGAGGCCGTTTACCTTTATGTGAGAAAGCCCGGCAGGTCTGTGATGGAGATTCTCAAGATCAGCGGCTGGGCGGACGACTTCACGCAGAAATACATTCAGGACCCGTTCAGCACGCAGGTCATAACCATCGTTCCGCTTGAGAGCGAGTTTGAGGACGAGAACACCACCTACGATGTGAAGATAGAGATAGGGCTCAGCCACCTGATAGGCACGATGTCTGAGATAGTGATAGGGGTGTCGGAGGACAATTTTGCCATAATCAACATGAACCTTTCGGACTCGGTTTACTCTCACGGGCAGCTTGACGGGTTTGTGCTGAACTCGCTTGTTCCCAAAATTTACGCGCCCATAAAGCCGCCCATTCTCAGCAGGTTCAAAATCTCCGAATACAATCCGGCGGAGAATGAAAACACGGGCGCGCTGGCGAGTCTCGGCAAGATGGTCAGGCCGACGGGGCTGTTTCCCGAAGGGTATAAGTTCAGCGAGCGCATAAGCCGCGTTTCGCACCGCGATGTGCTCAGCAACATACTTGACGGCAGAACGGGGGTTTCCTACGGCTTCATAGCAATAGTTGAGCCGCCCGAATACAAGGGCGAGAGAGACATAACCGAGGCGGAGTGGAACGCCTTTGCCCCGGTCAGGGGGATGAGCGATGTGAGGGAGTCTTCTCTGGGCAGGTGGTATATCAGGATAAATGTCGGCGGCAGGGAAATCTTCAGGCAGATTCCCGACCTGTGGACGGTAACCTCGCGGTCGGGTTGCGACAAAACCAATCTTGACCCCATGACGGACATTGTGCGCATAGGCATCATCAACGGGCAGTTGCATTTGCAGATACCGGCGGGCATGGACCTTTCGCGCCGCGACATACGCCCCTCTTTTGACACTTTTGTCATTCTTGCGCAGGCGTTTTCCTTTGCCCTTTACATGCCGGAGGTGGTTGAAAAGGACGGCATATCCATACTGCATTTTCACGGATACCCGTCTCCCGAATGGTTTCGGGCGGGCGAGGTGTGCGAGGGGGCGGACAATCCCTCCCTGCCGTGCGGAACGGTTGAGGCGGCGCTTTTGAACTATGCGGCGGTTTACAAGGTGGCGGACAGTCCGCCCGCGGACGGCGATATGAAAATTCTGTGTCTTGTTGAGAGCGATCACGGGGTCAACATAGTGGGCGCGGACAGGGGCTACATGGTGGACAGGCTGAAAAACGGCGCGGAGCGCGGCAGCATAATGCTCGGCGGCAAGTATCTTTCAATGCTCAAACAGCAGGCGGGGCGTCCGGCGGCTTGA
- a CDS encoding lysophospholipid acyltransferase family protein, translated as MRKVKSVVAVALCAVATTVFGIAGVSFSLAAPRLVIPLAVRPWGKALLLCLGVRLRVGGIENIPREPSVIMYNHQSSVDIPALVASLPGRYKLVMKDEVLKIPFVGWVSKLNGHFFVSRDGGSGDSRQLKLMARAIREKKQTLVLAPEGTRSESGKLLDFKKGGFLLAALSGAPVVPMVIRGGIGVKPKRGPLKTGGEMSVDFLPPVRAAEGSGGRAAMDMLERETRDAMLRGLEQQ; from the coding sequence TTGCGGAAGGTCAAATCCGTGGTGGCCGTGGCATTGTGCGCGGTTGCCACGACCGTTTTCGGAATTGCGGGGGTAAGTTTTTCGCTTGCCGCGCCGCGCCTTGTGATACCGCTTGCCGTCCGCCCGTGGGGAAAGGCGCTGCTTTTGTGCCTCGGCGTGCGGCTGAGGGTGGGCGGCATTGAAAATATTCCGCGCGAACCGTCTGTTATAATGTACAATCATCAAAGTTCCGTTGACATCCCGGCTCTTGTCGCTTCCCTGCCGGGGCGGTATAAACTGGTTATGAAGGATGAGGTTCTCAAAATCCCTTTTGTGGGATGGGTTTCAAAGTTAAACGGGCACTTTTTTGTGTCGCGGGACGGCGGAAGCGGAGACTCAAGGCAACTGAAACTTATGGCGCGCGCAATTCGTGAGAAAAAACAGACCCTCGTGCTCGCCCCCGAAGGGACGCGGAGCGAAAGCGGCAAACTGCTTGATTTCAAAAAAGGCGGCTTTCTGCTTGCGGCGCTTTCGGGCGCGCCGGTTGTTCCGATGGTCATACGGGGCGGCATAGGCGTAAAGCCGAAGCGCGGCCCGCTTAAAACCGGCGGGGAGATGAGCGTTGATTTCCTCCCCCCCGTCCGCGCGGCGGAGGGCTCCGGAGGAAGGGCGGCGATGGACATGCTTGAGCGCGAAACCAGAGACGCAATGCTGCGGGGGCTGGAGCAACAATGA
- a CDS encoding YegS/Rv2252/BmrU family lipid kinase, whose amino-acid sequence MSGGRSHLFIINPAAGQGGTAVSEGEISRFCRARGADFEIRRTSAPGDAGRIASAGVKEGFARIVSVGGDGTSSEVARAVAGTGVIMGVVPAGSGNDFPSACGVPSPAEDALEAVFADSRLKVDAGSLDGRGFVNGLGIGMDGAIAAGFPRFRFLGGFAGYLAAAGAAAVTFRGFAAAVRSPGGDAGGRCLLAGVSNGPSQGGFRISPAAKPDDGLLDFHFICDMPPPLRVLRLVSVMAGAAGGGWISRFQAASAIIETETDLPAHMDGEPFVLEAGEHEISIRKGALSVLSPAGSV is encoded by the coding sequence ATGTCCGGAGGCCGCTCGCACCTTTTTATAATCAATCCCGCCGCCGGGCAGGGCGGCACGGCGGTTTCCGAGGGGGAAATCTCGCGGTTCTGCCGGGCGCGCGGGGCGGATTTTGAGATTCGCCGCACCTCCGCCCCCGGAGATGCGGGGCGCATTGCGTCCGCCGGGGTGAAGGAGGGTTTTGCCCGGATTGTGTCCGTGGGCGGAGACGGAACTTCAAGCGAGGTTGCCCGCGCGGTGGCGGGCACGGGGGTGATAATGGGCGTTGTGCCGGCGGGGAGCGGAAACGATTTCCCCTCCGCGTGCGGCGTTCCCTCCCCGGCGGAGGACGCCCTTGAGGCGGTGTTTGCGGACAGCCGCCTCAAGGTTGACGCGGGCTCGCTTGACGGCAGGGGGTTTGTGAACGGCCTCGGCATAGGGATGGACGGGGCGATTGCGGCGGGGTTTCCCCGCTTCCGTTTTCTGGGCGGGTTTGCCGGATACCTTGCCGCGGCGGGCGCGGCGGCGGTAACTTTCAGGGGGTTTGCCGCCGCCGTGCGGTCGCCCGGAGGCGACGCCGGGGGGCGCTGCCTGCTTGCCGGGGTTTCAAACGGGCCGAGCCAGGGGGGGTTCAGAATCTCGCCCGCCGCAAAGCCCGATGACGGGCTTCTGGACTTCCATTTTATTTGCGACATGCCGCCGCCGCTGAGGGTTTTGCGCCTTGTGTCGGTGATGGCGGGAGCGGCGGGCGGCGGCTGGATAAGCAGGTTTCAAGCCGCCTCCGCAATCATTGAGACCGAAACCGACCTTCCCGCCCACATGGACGGAGAGCCGTTTGTTCTGGAGGCGGGGGAGCATGAGATTTCAATACGCAAAGGGGCGCTGAGTGTGCTTTCTCCGGCGGGGAGCGTATAA
- the rpsB gene encoding 30S ribosomal protein S2, with product MSEETEHYEEPGGAETQDAPEEGDEIRMKRLLEAGAHFGHQKSYWNPKMKPHIFGVRNGVHIIDLQKTVELFKVAYRFAVELTSKGGIVLFVGTKQQASGIIKEESERCGMPYVNLRWLGGTLTNFGTIRSRLLYLEELRKNEEEKKMDMLPYKEAVKLRKQAAKLSGLIGGLASMKRLPDAVFIVDTHKESNAFKEAVKLGIPVIGLVDTNCDPTGVEYIIPTNDDAMRAIKLFTSKIADACAEGAAVYAETVKDLPEEEAREKTGQEDGPIVEKRVHVFRKFGGEEEEEDEPRSAAAGKEPESGGAAEKPEPAAAEKEEDKGEAES from the coding sequence ATGAGTGAAGAAACCGAACACTACGAAGAGCCCGGAGGCGCGGAGACCCAGGACGCCCCCGAAGAAGGCGATGAGATAAGAATGAAGCGGCTGCTTGAGGCGGGCGCGCATTTCGGGCATCAGAAAAGCTACTGGAATCCGAAAATGAAACCCCACATTTTCGGCGTGCGCAACGGCGTCCACATCATAGACCTTCAAAAGACCGTGGAGTTGTTCAAGGTCGCCTACAGGTTTGCCGTTGAACTGACCTCAAAGGGCGGCATTGTTCTGTTTGTGGGAACAAAACAGCAGGCGAGCGGCATAATCAAAGAGGAAAGCGAAAGGTGCGGCATGCCGTACGTAAACCTGCGGTGGCTGGGCGGCACGCTCACCAACTTCGGCACGATACGTTCGCGGCTGCTGTATCTGGAGGAACTCCGGAAGAACGAGGAAGAGAAAAAGATGGACATGCTTCCCTACAAGGAGGCCGTCAAACTCAGAAAACAGGCGGCGAAACTGTCGGGGCTTATCGGCGGGCTTGCCTCAATGAAGCGGCTTCCGGACGCGGTATTCATCGTTGACACTCACAAAGAATCAAACGCCTTCAAAGAGGCGGTAAAACTCGGCATACCGGTCATCGGCCTTGTGGACACAAACTGCGACCCCACAGGCGTTGAATACATCATCCCCACAAACGATGACGCCATGAGGGCGATAAAACTGTTCACGTCAAAAATAGCGGACGCTTGCGCGGAGGGCGCGGCGGTGTATGCGGAGACGGTCAAAGACCTTCCCGAAGAGGAGGCGCGGGAGAAAACCGGGCAGGAAGACGGGCCGATAGTTGAGAAGAGAGTCCATGTGTTCAGGAAGTTCGGAGGGGAGGAAGAGGAAGAGGACGAACCGCGGAGCGCGGCGGCGGGGAAAGAGCCGGAAAGCGGCGGAGCGGCGGAAAAGCCCGAACCCGCAGCGGCGGAGAAAGAAGAGGACAAGGGAGAGGCGGAGAGTTAG
- a CDS encoding translation elongation factor Ts, translating to MADISSAMVKEARDRTGASFIDCKQALEESGGNMDKALDILKIKGASRASKKTGRETPEGIVASYIHPGGKIGVMLEINCETDFVARNEEFSGLSREIAMQIAATAPLYTSREEIPAETLEKEREIILARAKESGKPEKVLEKMVEGGIEKFCKEVCLLEQDYIREPKTKIGDLVSAAISKTGENIVVRRFTRFQLGESVE from the coding sequence ATGGCGGATATAAGTTCTGCAATGGTAAAAGAGGCGAGAGACCGCACGGGGGCTTCGTTTATTGACTGCAAGCAGGCTCTTGAGGAGTCCGGCGGCAACATGGACAAGGCGCTTGACATCCTCAAAATAAAGGGCGCTTCCCGCGCCTCAAAGAAAACCGGCAGGGAAACGCCGGAGGGTATAGTCGCCTCATACATTCATCCGGGCGGCAAGATAGGGGTGATGCTGGAAATCAACTGCGAGACCGATTTTGTGGCGAGGAACGAGGAGTTCTCGGGCCTGTCAAGAGAGATAGCCATGCAGATAGCGGCGACCGCCCCGCTTTACACCTCAAGGGAGGAAATTCCCGCCGAAACGCTTGAGAAGGAAAGGGAAATCATCCTCGCGCGCGCAAAGGAGTCCGGCAAGCCGGAAAAGGTGCTGGAAAAGATGGTTGAGGGCGGCATTGAGAAATTCTGCAAAGAGGTGTGCCTCCTTGAGCAGGACTACATCAGGGAGCCGAAAACCAAGATTGGCGACCTTGTATCGGCCGCCATATCCAAGACGGGCGAAAACATTGTGGTCAGAAGATTCACCAGGTTTCAACTTGGAGAGTCCGTTGAATGA
- the pyrH gene encoding UMP kinase yields the protein MPPDGKKKPFYKRILLKIGGEALQGKDEFGLDSATLDKVAAELRDLAQLGVDIGLVIGGGNFFRGSSPGAKGMDRSTADYMGMLATVINAIALQDYLEKHGVDTRVQSGLEIKQVAEPFIKRRALRHIEKGRVVIFAAGTGNPFFTTDTAASLRALQIGADVVMKGTKVDGIYDKDPKKHGDATMFEELTYMEAIQKELDVMDTTAISLCMESGIPIVVFDLFKKGNMKRAVLGEKIGTRVWNGAK from the coding sequence ATGCCGCCGGACGGAAAGAAAAAACCCTTTTACAAAAGAATCCTTCTGAAAATAGGCGGCGAAGCCCTTCAGGGAAAAGATGAATTCGGCTTAGACTCCGCCACTCTGGACAAGGTGGCGGCGGAGTTGAGAGACCTTGCGCAACTTGGCGTTGACATTGGCCTTGTAATCGGCGGGGGCAATTTTTTCAGGGGCAGTTCCCCCGGCGCAAAGGGGATGGACAGGTCAACGGCGGACTACATGGGGATGCTTGCGACGGTGATAAACGCCATTGCGCTTCAGGACTATCTTGAAAAGCACGGCGTTGACACGAGGGTTCAGAGCGGCCTTGAGATAAAGCAGGTGGCCGAGCCCTTCATAAAGCGCCGCGCGCTCCGGCACATTGAGAAAGGCAGGGTGGTGATCTTCGCCGCGGGAACGGGCAACCCGTTTTTCACGACCGACACGGCGGCGTCTCTGCGCGCCCTTCAAATCGGGGCGGATGTAGTGATGAAGGGAACAAAGGTGGACGGCATATATGACAAAGACCCCAAAAAGCACGGGGATGCGACAATGTTTGAGGAACTGACCTACATGGAGGCGATACAGAAGGAGTTGGATGTGATGGACACGACCGCCATATCGCTGTGCATGGAGAGCGGCATTCCGATAGTGGTGTTTGACCTGTTCAAAAAGGGCAACATGAAAAGGGCTGTTCTCGGCGAGAAGATCGGGACAAGGGTCTGGAACGGGGCAAAATGA
- the frr gene encoding ribosome recycling factor, whose product MSGAVSEITGQAAGRMEKTVSAFESELAKIRTGKASTGLIEGLEVDYHGAKMPLGQIAGLSAPDPQTVLIQPWDETVTGEIEKAINQSDLGLTPVRDGKAIRLSVPPLSGERRGELTKVAGRIAEDHRVSIRQARKDLNTRVKAMEKDSEMSKDESKKALDGIQGSTDKFIARINALLEKKEKEIAEI is encoded by the coding sequence ATGAGCGGCGCGGTTTCTGAAATCACCGGACAGGCGGCGGGCAGGATGGAAAAGACCGTCTCCGCATTTGAGTCCGAACTTGCGAAGATAAGGACGGGCAAGGCGTCCACGGGATTGATAGAGGGGCTTGAGGTTGACTATCACGGCGCAAAGATGCCGCTGGGTCAGATTGCGGGGCTGAGCGCGCCCGACCCGCAGACGGTTCTTATACAGCCGTGGGACGAGACGGTTACGGGCGAGATAGAGAAGGCGATAAACCAGTCCGACCTTGGCCTCACGCCGGTGAGGGACGGCAAGGCGATACGGCTTTCCGTGCCGCCGCTCAGCGGGGAGAGGCGGGGCGAGTTGACAAAGGTTGCGGGCAGAATAGCGGAAGACCACCGGGTTTCCATCCGGCAGGCGAGAAAGGATTTGAACACGAGGGTCAAGGCGATGGAAAAAGACAGCGAGATGTCAAAGGACGAGAGCAAGAAAGCGCTTGACGGCATACAGGGATCAACTGACAAGTTCATAGCGCGAATCAACGCGCTGCTTGAGAAGAAGGAAAAAGAGATAGCGGAGATTTGA